A single Rhopalosiphum padi isolate XX-2018 chromosome 4, ASM2088224v1, whole genome shotgun sequence DNA region contains:
- the LOC132930076 gene encoding late secretory pathway protein AVL9 homolog gives MTENPILHVLVVGFHHKKGCQVEYAYPPFIEDTTGVSAECPAAWKHLPYLALPDGSHNFDEDTAYFHLPSQQDPNETIYGISCYRQIPLEKIINRTPDMTRSTIQKSVCVLSTLPLYGHIQVKMSLITHAYFEEGDFSKISLLHDTYHHLNACLSSIDNISTSPHLFVGLSAVELVTRFRHKVLLLFKLMLLENKVLFFYSPVRPLCSTILTLLSLHPGLIENGLNKSANISLSSSTQLSIENKCEVNVSNISPEAEDNDHSIVSQKSNEVVDEDLIPNNTFASNIPKDPSIDSLDEAAVQYNMISIAQINSEDCGVPMSIFDNGNLCQPYSCLSYMDILTDPSVRGYVIGASNILFKQKKNLADVIVEIDEGKVEIENIELKRHLHLTTEDLRFADYLVRHVVQPEKEDVFLDGVGWEGGDEWIRAQFKAYLLSLLRTSLLSEGAPELNHFNPSFISAWQQTKNYQIWLNQEHQAIMALEPCHPFAGQLSVADMRLRISHTMQSSRSGRKLNQAVQNTSRAVASTGKVVGGAISQAKGAVTNWWSNLTTTQDLEDEKNTPVIQDV, from the exons ATGACAGAAAATCCAATTCTACACGTTTTGGTGGTTGGATTCCATCATAAAAAAGGATGTCAG gtaGAATATGCTTATCCGCCATTTATTGAAGATACCACTGGTGTTTCTGCTGAATGTCCGGCAGCTTGGAAGCATTTGCCATATTTAGCATTACCTGATGGATCACACAACTTTGATGAAGACACTGCATACTTTCATCTACCGAGTCAGCAAGATCCGAATGAAACAATTTATGGGATTTCATGTTACAGACAAATTCCATTAGaa aaaattattaaccGAACTCCTGATATGACAAGAAGTACAATCCAAAAATCAGTATGTGTACTTAGTACATTACCATTATATGGGCATATTCAAGTTAAAATGTCTCTAATTACACATGCATATTTTGAAGAGGGTGATTTCAGTAAAATATCACTCCTACATGACACTTATCACCATCTCAATGCCTGTTTATCTAGTATAGACAATATTAGTACCAGTCCTCATCTATTTGTTG GTTTATCTGCAGTTGAACTTGTGACAAGGTTTAGACATAAAGTATTATTGCTATTTAAACTGATGTTGTTAGAAAATAAAGTACTATTTTTTTACTCTCCTGTTCGTCCACTCTGTTCTACAATATTGACCTTATTATCTCTTCACCCTGGATTAATTGAAAATGGGCTCAATAAATCTGCTAATATTag CCTTAGTAGTTCTACTCAACTCTCTATTGAAAACAAGTGTGAAGTTAATGTTTCAAATATAAGTCCAGAAGCAGAAGATAATGATCATAGCATAGTTAGTCAAAAATCAAATGAAGTTGTTGATGAAGACTTAATTCCTAACAATACCTTTGCTTCAAACATTCCTAAAGATCCTAGTATTGATTCGTTGGATGAAGCTgctgtacagtataatatgataagtatCGCCCAAATCAATTCTGAAGACTGTGGAGTTCCAATGTCTATTTTTGATAAT GGTAATTTATGTCAACCATATTCTTGCCTATCATACATGGATATATTAACAGATCCAAGTGTTCGAGGATATGTAATCGGGGCATCAAATATATTGTTCAAGCAAAAGAAAAATTTAGCTGATGTAATTGTTGAg aTTGATGAAGGAAAAgtagaaatagaaaatattgaacttAAACGACATTTACATTTAACCACAGAAGATCTTCGTTTTGCTGATTATCTAGTTAGACATGTTGTCCAACCAGAAAAAGAAGATGTATTTCTGGATGGAGTTGGATGGGAAGGTGGAGATGAATGGATAAGAGCACAGTTTAAGGCTTATTTGTTATCCTTATTAAGAACATCACTGTTAAGTG aaGGAGCACCCGAATTAAACCACTttaatccatcttttatatctGCTTGGCAACAAacgaaaaattatcaaatttggTTAAACCAAGAGCACCAAGCAATTATGGCACTTGAACCTTGTCATCCATTTGCTGGTCAATTGTCTGTAGCTGATATGAGACTAAGAATATCACA cACAATGCAAAGCAGTAGAAGTGGTCGAAAGTTAAATCAAGCAGTCCAAAATACAAGTAGAGCAGTTGCATCCACGGGTAAAGTTGTTg gagGTGCTATTTCACAAGCTAAGGGTGCAGTAACCAATTGGTGGAGTAACTTAACTACAACTCAAGATCTAGAAGATGAGAAAAATACACCTGTTATTCAGGATGTCTAA